A stretch of Leptotrichia sp. oral taxon 215 str. W9775 DNA encodes these proteins:
- the trxA gene encoding thioredoxin produces the protein MAISLNNDTFEKQISNGVTLVDFWAEWCSPCRFQLPILEEVAEEIGTKAVVAKVNVDEELELAQQFGVQSIPTLILFKDGAPIDIMVGVQDKETLVEKITKAL, from the coding sequence ATGGCAATAAGTTTAAACAATGATACTTTTGAAAAACAAATATCTAATGGAGTTACTCTTGTAGATTTCTGGGCTGAATGGTGTTCGCCATGCAGATTTCAGCTTCCTATTTTAGAAGAAGTTGCAGAAGAAATTGGAACTAAAGCGGTTGTTGCTAAAGTTAACGTAGATGAAGAACTTGAACTTGCTCAGCAGTTTGGTGTACAAAGCATCCCTACACTGATTTTATTTAAGGATGGAGCACCTATTGACATAATGGTGGGAGTTCAGGACAAGGAAACTCTTGTAGAAAAAATTACTAAAGCACTGTAA
- the trxB gene encoding thioredoxin-disulfide reductase, giving the protein MYDSVIIGSGPAGLTAAIYLSRAGLKNVIISGTLPGGQLTSTTDVENFPGFPKGISGFQLMEDMALQAANFGTETLKTTVTSIDFDSRPFKIHLKNKNVLEARSIILSTGSSAKYLGIENETESIGNGVSACATCDGFFYRGKEVVVVGGGDTAMEEATYLTKLASKVTLIHRRNELRASAIMQERARKNEKIEWKLNYTPVKVITNELGKVSGIELRNNETNEVETLNTDAIFVAIGHKPNTDFLEGKIELDSSGYIITEGKSSKTNIPGVFAAGDVQDNKYQQAITAAGSGAIAALDVEEYLNENE; this is encoded by the coding sequence ATGTACGATTCAGTTATTATAGGTTCAGGTCCTGCAGGGCTGACTGCGGCTATTTATTTAAGCAGGGCAGGACTAAAAAATGTTATTATAAGTGGAACTCTTCCAGGTGGGCAGCTTACATCCACAACTGATGTTGAAAACTTCCCGGGTTTCCCAAAAGGAATATCAGGTTTTCAGCTTATGGAAGACATGGCGCTTCAAGCTGCAAATTTCGGTACAGAAACATTGAAGACAACTGTTACATCAATTGATTTTGACAGCAGACCTTTTAAAATTCATCTAAAAAACAAGAATGTACTTGAAGCAAGATCAATAATCCTTTCAACAGGTTCATCTGCAAAATACCTTGGAATTGAAAATGAAACCGAAAGTATTGGAAACGGTGTAAGTGCATGTGCTACTTGTGACGGATTTTTCTACAGGGGAAAAGAAGTTGTTGTTGTAGGTGGTGGAGATACTGCCATGGAAGAAGCTACTTATCTTACAAAACTTGCAAGTAAAGTAACTCTTATTCACAGAAGAAATGAACTTAGAGCTTCTGCAATAATGCAGGAAAGAGCACGTAAAAACGAAAAAATAGAATGGAAGTTAAACTATACACCTGTAAAGGTTATTACTAATGAATTGGGAAAAGTTTCAGGAATTGAACTACGTAACAATGAAACAAATGAAGTGGAAACACTTAATACTGATGCTATTTTTGTTGCCATCGGCCATAAACCAAATACTGATTTTTTAGAAGGAAAAATTGAACTGGATTCAAGCGGTTATATTATAACTGAAGGAAAATCTTCAAAAACAAATATTCCAGGGGTCTTTGCCGCAGGAGATGTACAGGATAATAAATATCAGCAGGCAATAACAGCTGCAGGAAGTGGTGCAATTGCCGCTCTTGATGTGGAAGAATATTTAAATGAAAATGAATAG
- a CDS encoding formate/nitrite transporter family protein, which produces MSEGHKTPPELVDYIIKVGIDKATKPLFKLMLLGIFGGAFIALGGAGNIISSSTLVKTDPGLAKFLGAAVFPVGLILVVTLGAELFTSNCLLSLAYVNKKITLIQVIRNLVIVYLFNYVGSFIVAYITVKGGSFNPDSLNYLQDMATHKVHASACSLVIKGILCNVLVCGAVIQSYTSRDTIGKLVGAWLPIMLFVLIGYDHSIANMFYLTATKLVNPSLFGISSILYNLFYVTIGNILGALAIGLPLYFSYYKKLDN; this is translated from the coding sequence ATGTCTGAAGGGCACAAAACTCCACCGGAATTGGTGGATTATATTATTAAAGTGGGAATAGATAAGGCAACTAAACCTTTATTTAAACTTATGCTGCTTGGAATTTTCGGAGGAGCTTTTATAGCCCTTGGAGGAGCAGGAAATATTATTTCATCTTCCACTCTTGTAAAAACTGATCCGGGACTTGCCAAATTTTTAGGAGCGGCTGTTTTTCCAGTAGGACTGATTTTAGTTGTAACACTTGGGGCTGAACTATTTACAAGTAACTGTCTGTTATCTCTTGCATATGTAAATAAAAAAATTACTTTAATACAAGTGATTAGAAATCTTGTAATTGTTTATCTTTTTAACTATGTTGGAAGTTTTATAGTTGCTTATATCACAGTAAAAGGTGGAAGTTTTAATCCAGATTCACTTAATTATTTACAGGATATGGCAACTCATAAAGTTCATGCTTCTGCTTGTTCACTTGTTATCAAAGGTATACTATGTAATGTCCTAGTATGTGGGGCTGTCATCCAAAGCTATACTTCAAGAGATACTATCGGTAAATTAGTAGGAGCCTGGTTACCTATTATGCTATTTGTTCTTATTGGTTATGACCACTCAATAGCAAATATGTTCTATCTAACTGCCACTAAATTAGTAAATCCAAGTTTATTTGGAATTTCTTCTATATTGTACAATCTATTTTACGTTACAATTGGAAATATTTTAGGAGCTTTAGCAATAGGATTACCTCTATATTTTTCATATTATAAAAAATTAGATAATTAA